A window of the Cicer arietinum cultivar CDC Frontier isolate Library 1 chromosome 6, Cicar.CDCFrontier_v2.0, whole genome shotgun sequence genome harbors these coding sequences:
- the LOC101503091 gene encoding isoflavone 2'-hydroxylase: protein MGIFSLLCYSLFYLSLFFVIRLLFQSRKFKNLPPGPPSLPIIGNLHHLKRPLHRTFKGLSKTYGDIISLWFGSRLVVVVSSLSEFQQCFTKNDVVLANRPRFLSGKYIFYNYTTLGSTSYSEHWRNLRRITSLDVLSNHRINNFSGVRRDETQRLITKLAEDSSTSFAEVELSFRFYDMTFNNIMRMISGKRYYGEDCDMSDLQEASQFRDMVTELLQLSGANNKTDFLPLLKFFDFENLEKRVKNIANKTDTFLRGLLQEQRNKKERTNTMIDHLLNLQESQPEYYTDQIIKGLALAMLLAGTDSSAVTLEWSMCNLMNHPEILKKVKDELDIHVGQDRLVDESDLPKLTYLKNVIYETLRLCTPAPLLLPHSTSDDCIIGGYKVPRDTIVLINAWAIHRDPKSWSEATTFKPERFDKKGEIEKVIAFGMGRRVCPGEALALRTISMTLALLIQCFDWKRTSDDMIDMAERDGFVLTKLIPLKAMCKTRPVVNRIIK from the exons ATGGGGATCTTTTCTTTGTTGTGCTACTCTCtcttttatctttctttatttttcgtCATTAGACTTTTGTTCCAATCAAGAAAATTCAAAAACCTCCCACCAGGTCCACCTTCTCTTCCCATAATTGGCAACCTCCATCATCTCAAACGTCCCCTCCACCGCACCTTTAAGGGACTCTCTAAAACTTATGGTGATATCATTTCTCTTTGGTTTGGTTCACgtcttgttgttgttgtttcttCTCTATCCGAATTCCAACAATGCTTCACTAAAAACGATGTTGTCCTAGCAAATAGGCCTCGTTTTCTCTCTGGAAAATACATCTTCTACAATTATACTACCTTAGGATCCACCTCCTACAGTGAACACTGGCGCAACCTTCGTCGTATCACTTCCCTCGATGTTCTTTCGAACCACCGCATCAACAACTTCTCTGGAGTCCGAAGGGATGAGACTCAACGATTAATCACGAAGTTGGCCGAGGATTCATCCACTTCCTTTGCTGAAGTAGAACTTAGTTTCAGATTCTACGATATGACCTTCAACAACATCATGCGAATGATCTCTGGAAAGAGATACTACGGAGAAGATTGTGACATGAGTGATCTTCAAGAAGCAAGTCAATTTAGGGATATGGTAACAGAATTGTTGCAATTGTCTGGTGCAAACAACAAAACTGATTTCCTTCCAttacttaaattttttgattttgaaaacttAGAGAAAAGGGTTAAGAATATTGCTAACAAAACGGACACATTCTTAAGAGGACTCCTTCAAGAGCAACGCAACAAGAAGGAACGTACAAACACCATGATTGACCATCTTCTAAATTTGCAAGAGTCACAACCTGAGTACTACACTGATCAAATCATCAAAGGCCTCGCTTtg GCTATGCTCCTTGCCGGAACCGACTCATCTGCTGTAACATTAGAGTGgtcaatgtgtaatttaatGAACCATCCAGAGATATTGAAGAAGGTAAAGGATGAATTGGATATTCATGTAGGACAAGATCGTTTGGTAGATGAATCAGACCTTCCAAAACTTACTTATCTTAAAAATGTCATCTATGAGACGCTTCGGTTGTGTACTCCCGCTCCTTTGTTATTACCACACTCAACTTCAGATGATTGCATTATTGGAGGATATAAAGTACCACGAGACACCATAGTATTGATCAATGCATGGGCCATTCACAGGGATCCTAAGTCATGGAGTGAGGCCACAACCTTCAAGCCGGAGAGGTTTGACAAAAAAGGGGAGATTGAAAAGGTGATTGCATTTGGGATGGGAAGAAGAGTGTGTCCTGGAGAAGCTTTGGCTCTTCGAACAATTAGCATGACTTTGGCATTATTGATTCAATGCTTTGATTGGAAACGTACAAGTGATGACATGATTGATATGGCAGAACGAGATGGAtttgttttgacaaaattaattcCATTAAAGGCCATGTGTAAAACTCGTCCGGTCGTAAACAGAATTATCAAGTAA